The Micropterus dolomieu isolate WLL.071019.BEF.003 ecotype Adirondacks linkage group LG11, ASM2129224v1, whole genome shotgun sequence genomic interval ATGTATAATGTTGCAGAGCCTCACCCTTGGTGGACTTGTGCTTGGTGCGGCAGCCGTAGTGGCAGCTCAGGCAGGTGTGGAGTGGACAGCGAAAGCCCTTGTTGTCGAACACAGTGAGAGGGTTGAGGCGGATGCACGCCTCGTGGTAAAACTTGCCGCAGTGTGGGACGTGGCAGCGACGCACCGCGCCCTCTGACTGCTTACAGTTGAAACACGAGTGAATTCCTGAGCGGAGAAACCAGCAACGATTACAAACATGATACCAACATTACTGTATCCCAAAAAGCTTACTGATTCAACTACTAAACGGTTCCATATGCACAGATAGTATCAAGGGTAGAGATCAGGGGTTAACTCATCACACACCGCTGCTATGTTACTATCCACAACAATAAAAAGAGTATGAGTCATAAGTAACTTCAAAGAAACCATGGAGAAAAAGTTAGCTGGATACAGCCTCTAAAATTTAAACTAAAAGCTGGTTTGATTGATGtgaataactaaataaatacatggTTTTGACATATGGTaagagcaaaataaaacaaaaatattatgaCTATAATATGACTAAAAATATTCACAGATTACTCAAAAAGAATAACataattcataacaaaagtaaGTATTAGCGGTAAATAAAAGGACCTACTTAATTAGATTTTGAGGTACAAAAAGTATCCAATAAGTGACTTATGTTATGTTACAGTCAAGAACTGAATGTAGGTCAGAAAGAggttgctttttaaaaacaaaataactgacCAATCGCTGTGTCCTGGACAAAGTGACAACTTCTCACCTGTGCTGCACTCCTGACAAAGCAGCTTCTCGTCAGGTTTGAATGACAAACCCAGACACTGGAGATGAAACATCCCACAACACTGGCCTTCACAGGGCACCAAGTCTTCACCAGCCTGCTCACACATCTgtaggaaaaaacacaaaaaaaaaaaaacccaccaccACACAGATCAAAACATAAGCAGAGACTGAGACATTTGATCTGAATAAAAGACCAAAAATCATCCATCGTAGAGCTTTTATCAACTAGGATAAAAGGAACAAGTAGAAGAAGTATTTTTCCCCCAAGAAATGTCCTTAGGTAATGTCCAACCCATACTATGATCATAAATGGGGAAAATAAAGTTCATCACATATTAGTTTCAGACTTTGTTTAGTGTATTATGTGCTTTGAGCGGTTTTGTTCTTTTCCCCCTGAATTTGTTTAAGTAATTTCACTAAGACAAATGCCAATCAATCATGTTACTATGGCAAAAAGTATAAGGACATTAAAAGTCTTTGGCAGACTTACCTGGCAGACAAACTCTTTCTTGCGTTCGCCCTTCTTTATTCCGTCTAAGCTGTCACTCGGAGAGTCAGGACGTTCTTCACTTCCAGAGCCCTGCAGCACACAACATGTGGGCAACtttgaataaaacagacaataacGAAACATTCACACCATCTACAACACAATTAACACCTAAAGTCCGTTTTATTTCCAGGAGACCTGAGTGATGAaggaaattaaacaaacaaaactgcagATGTAACTTTGTTCGTAGAACAGTTCTGCTCATAAAGCAGAAAATGGGTCAGAAAGTGACTGAATTGTGATTGAAGACAACTTCCATCATTCATAATAAGCTCGTTCAGTTACATTAATACCAACTTACTTGCACTGGCAgtggggctgcaactaacgattattttcattgtcgatttTAAATTGATGAATCTATTAGTTGTTGGTAAGGGTGTAACGGTACATGTGTTCGTAACAGAGCGATTCGGTACAGGACTTTCGGAACGGTGCACATGTGCATGCACTCAAGTTAAATATTAGGCTTGTTTTGTGTGGAAATTGAGTTTCCACACAGACATATTAAGTGGCGGATTTGTGGCTCTTGAGCATGCAACTACTTTTTTATGTTTACTAGTAAATCTCAGACTGATCAGGACATATTCCCTCTCACCTCGGGATCAGGACACGGGGAGGCTCGCCTCTTCTTTGCCTTGGAGGTGGAGGCCTGGTTCGCCGGTTTCCTTTTCCTTCTACGCTTGGGTTTCTCCGCGTCTTGGTCATCTGAGAAATGAACATGTTCATGCAATGACAACCAAGTTCTGTAGAGCCACAACAAAACAGAGTAATGGAGAGAAATGTTGTGGAGACAAGACTATCAAGATGATTACCGGTGAGGAGAGCTTTTGACTTATTCATTCGTCTCTTGGTTTCTTTGACATCtgctttcttcctcctcctctgctttttCTCTGCTCCTTCTAAAACCGAGGCCTGTGAAAGTTTGTGGGTGTGATAAAGAAAACCATTGTTTTATTACAAAGTGCTTGCATCCTAAATACTGTAAGTATTTACTGTAATGCTCCAAGTAAGACGTTTACTTAagatgaataaattaaattctCCACAAGATCATCCTcaaatttattttgcaaaaacaGGTGCAGGTCTGACATGACACTGCATCAGATGAAAACCTCACCTGTTTTTCAGCATCTTTGCTTGTTTTACGTCTCTTTTTAGGCTGCTGACCCTTCTCGGCCGTAGCATCTGTTAGTGGCCTCTTAGCGGTCTTCTTTCGCTCCCTCTTgactaaaaacaacaagaaaatgttcttttttcaaaaaattacatttttaccgCTGTAGATGACGAGAACGGGAAATGCTTAACGATATTTTCAGGCAGAGTAGCTCGATGATTCAGTCAAAAGCTTTCTCCAACCCTGTCAATTAcctaacaaaacataaaaaggaaaaataatgacatttttggTTTCAAAATTCTCTGCGTCTGTGGTttagaaatattacacaaaaaCTGACAACTGACTATCTTGAGGAATCTGTCCTCTGCTCATGAGTCTTTTTCTTTTGCCTTATCATTttgacaacagcaacaaaaggctttttaaattaacaaaagCTACACgtgtgtaaaaacaacacttcCCCCCCTAATTAACTACAGATGAGGTTAGTTTCTGGAAATAACGGTTCTAGTACTTCTATGAAGTAGGGCtgcacaacatttaaaaaaaaaaaaaaaaacactaacattgctatatttttcttttcagcaatatATGTGTtgcaatatgaaaaaaaatacaggaagtTTCACCAGATTACTTCAGTTGTtctatttgaaaataattaagCATCCTAAAAGAACAGATCAAGAATAATATTGGGATTGCTGGTTCCTGTGCCTGCTCGTCACTCACTAGTTACAAACTGTGTATCCAAGAACTCTTAAATCCGAGTAAATGATGTTACATCAGACAAACTTCTCTTGTAGATTAGACATTGAAAATGAGAACTTTACAAGTGTTCCTTTTCtatcaagcagcaaaaaagtTGAGGTGGTTAGTTTGACTTGCTTGTCATTGCACTGTTCTGCGACATGACTATTGCGCAAGAGCACACTGCGATAATGCTCCAGTGATATATAGTGCAGCCCTACTATGAAGTATAATTTCAAACTTCTGCTACGCTTCATTAAtagaaaaaactattttatttgcCATAGGgtgtttaattatttactgagttattattattattattatctgtgcAAATGGGATTTTGGTATTATGTGACAACataaaaaagcaacacattacTACATCAATCAGCATTTTGCATTTCTAAGCTTTAGTGCTATAAGGAATAAACATCTTACTTGGTTTTAGCAGTGTCACAACAATCAGGAGGGAAAACACTTAAATATTATGGTAACATTAAGTGATAAATTCCACAATAACCCCACCACTTTGCTCTTTTACCAGCCACATATGGTAATTTAAGAGCACGAGATTCCACAGCTCTGGTAAACACATACCAGCTACAGCCACATTTAACTAATCCTCGACTGATGGCTTGAGCTGCTGCCCCTGTTTCAACTTTCAACCAACCTGGAACTGAAACTTCAAGTGAGACATGTTCCGAAACATCGCCTGTCGAAGAACCCAGCTTTGATTTCCTTTTCCTGACGGGATCAGCAGTGTTGTCCGTTGCAgattttttccttcttctcacGGTCTTTGTGGAAGACTGAGCCTGTTTGGgtctcctctttttcttctgaGGTATGGCTGATTCAGCTTGTAAATCTGGTGCAGAAGTGGTGGGATCCTACAAATAAAACGACCAAATGTATTAAACAAAGAGAGTAGAAACTTTAAGCTGCCAAAAAATGAACGTAATATTAGCTTATCAGGGTTATTTCCATTTCACAGTGCTCTTAATATTTTCacttctgtgtttcattacagaaTTTACaaattgttgttgatattaAACTCATTGTTAACTCATTAAAATATGCAGTTAAGTGGGTTAAAATGACTGCTATGCTGAAACCCCATACCTAAAGCCTATTCTTCACAACAGCAAAATTCTGGGTCGATCAATGACAAGATTAACTATATACActtgtttgtaaatgtgttatACTGGGCTGAAAAGCCAAAAAAACCCTGTAGTGTGTAACTCGTAAACCTTTGCAAAGTCtgcatgtaaatatttaattatgcATGTGACAAGCAGTCTCCTGGCGATGAATTTTAGTGAGTTATCCTAACCTGTGAGGTTGGCTGCGGATGAAGCATTTCATTGGAAGAAACTCGGTCATTCAACTTGTTTTTCGACAGGAAATCATTTAGACAGCCTTTGCCCACTTTTCGCCATACTCCcattctgtgttttgttctggGTACTTGGGTCTTTTTCCTTGTTGAAGTGCTGTTTTGGGACTGAGGGGCAGCTGTGGGGTCATCGGCAGAGCCCACCAGCACAGAGGGTAGATCTGGGTTAAGCCTAGATTCCGTTTCCTGGTCCATCTTGTTGCTCTGTTCTGGCTTTAACTTCTCCATGATGCGGGGGTTCAGATGAGGTCCATCATCATCATACAGAAATGCGAAGTTCACCATGCGCTCATCCAGTGACATGACGGAGGCCTCTTTGGCCTGAATGATGCCCATGTTCCACTGAGCCTGGAGTTTACGGGGCACAGAGGGGGCCGTCTGCGTGACACAGGGAGAGAATAGCAAGATTATTTGCTGCTCGCAACTGAGTTGGCCGGGTCTAACGACCTCGATACAAAGCTACAATCCAGATCAGTACTACGCAGACACTGGCTCCAAATCAGCGCAAGATGGCAGCGCCTGTATCCCAGAtattttggcttcatttttGTACAGTTGGAGGAAGTGGAGACACGTCATCcacctttatatacagtctatagttGCTACTAAGAGTatgccattaaaaaaaataaataaaacttatcACACTGTGGGCAATATGTATAAAAAGATCAAATTTGATTAGCGGCATATGACAGTTGTGTACGAGAAGCCTTTCTAGCAAACATGGCAAAAATCATATGATGTAAACATTATTCCTTTCTTGTTTGTTGATGAGAAAACAGGCTGTGAAAGTTTGACCGTACAAGCAAATGTTGCAAAATCAGAAGAAGCCGATTTACCCTTTTGTGGATGACACGGGAGGCTGGCTGTTTGTTGCCCTGGCTCAGCTCCTGGTATTGATCCTCCCCTGTGAAGGACACCAAGTTCTTCTCAAAGATGTAGCCTCTTTCTGGGGCGTCTCCAAAATACTGCACATGGTAAAGGAGGCCAGACCTGCTGTTGGCTGctataaaaaataacaacaaacgtttaattgaataaataatCATGGAATGTTCCATATACTAACATGTACAACAATAGTTATAAATATTATTCCCTCTTTAACTTTACAACACATAACTTAAAGCAAAGTTCGACTAATGTAGGTGATCGTGATTGTATCTCACCTTTCTGTTTGAAATGATTATTGAATTCTGGGTCTGTGGTCACCATGCAAGGCCACCAGGGGTATCCTGACACCTTTGTCCAAACCAAATCACCAACAGAAAAACGGATCAGCAGAGGGGACTCATCTGTAGCCTCCACCGTCACCTCTGAGATGAGAGCAGgctgaagaaaaataaaaataaattaatcaataGATAAAAATAGAAGCTAATCAAGGCTGCAACAGCATTTCCTTCTTAAAATCAGTTACtttccccccccacacacatctCAGGCACATATGCATCACTACCATTGTTTTACACCTCATAATACAAGCTCATAATTATACAATCTATTGTAAGAAGCTCTCTTTGTCTATGTATCAATTTTCTAAATTTTTAAGCCTACATAGAAATCATATTTACTTCACATTTAGTATTGCTTTCTCCAAAAAGGTATGTGAGCAAATAGCTGATTGTCATCAGACTGAACAAACTTTACATATTTGCTAGTAAACATTCACCGTGTATTCAACTGCCCATAGGGGCACTGGTACTGTTTGGTCACATTTATTTGCCATCTGTCAGTGTTTAATGTTGGTCTTTAAACCAGTATTAGCTAGACATTTGGTAGTTTGTATATTTACCAAAGTCAATTATAAGCTCTTAAAAGCAAGAATAAAAGCAAACCTCATCAGCTGCTCTGGTTTCATCTCCAAAATTGGTGTGGTCAAGTGGCTCCACAGGGATGGCAGAGGAACTGAGGTCTGTTTGAGGTTTGTGAGGTCTCCCCcttctttttttcacatccTGTCTCATCTCTGGTCCAGACATATCTTCAGTGGTTGTGGCCAAACTGGTCCCATTTGCACAGCACGGCTCAAACATTGGCTGCTTGAACACCTGGGGTATCGACACCTTCAGTTCAGGTTCAGTATGAGGAGTGCAATTGTGCTGATGGGTGCCATTTGTAGCAGGGGCTTCAGCACCCTTCAGCATAGGTGGCTCCGAAACGCAAAGCTTAGGCAGCGGATCTTGGTCCCCATTCAACACACGGGAGGTGAGGTCTTTGAGTCTCTCGTGGCTATGGTTGTTATGAGTGTGGCCAGCCATCTTCTGAAGGACACTGTCTTGTAGTGTGGCAGCCAGCTGGGCAGTAGCTTTGTCCATTAGTAGAGCAGAGTCACTGCTCATGTCCCCCCCACCTTTCCGTACACTGAGTGATTCTGGCAGCTGCTTCATGCTGATCGGGTTGGCTGGTTCAGGCATCGAAGGCAAGGAGCTACCTTTGCTGTCCATCCCATCTAAGCCCCTCCAGGCTCACAGAGCTACAGGacagggaacacacacacacagggcttcTTTTTCCACAGGTTCAATCAGAAAACATTAACAATATCACACAGTCAATTGTTGGTGCCCTTCATGCTGGTAAATTGTAAAGTGGGATTCTGGGATATGAATCCTATGAGCATAACGttacacattttacaaaatgGCACTCACTTGCTCCAGCGGAGCATGAACAGGGAGCTTGGAAGCGACAGAGAAAGCTGCACCTGTCACGGAATGTTCAAGCCAATAGTTTTGGATGTTTTTATAAGAGATTTGAGCGACTCTACTAACTAAAAGTCGGAGGTAACAAAACCTCTGTATAGTAAAAtaatactgatgcatcagtGAAATCCAGACTATAACGTTACGCTGATAACAACTAATGTGAACGAGGTCAAGTCAACCCCATTCTCGATTACATCCATGCATACGAACTACTGGGAGGGTGGAAAACCTCTTACCATGACTATTTAAGTTGAGTTTATCCTGGAAAAAGACTGGCTAGCAGCTAGCTGCAGTCTGTGGAAAAGCGGTAACGTTATGGAGAAAGCAGGCTGCAGGCTCCTCGGCTACACCGCATGCAGCGAATGCCCAATGAGTGGGTGGCTAGCTGTGCCGCGTAACCACCGAATCACCGGCTAGAAAAGCCGCGGAAATGGAAGCAGCTGACAAGTCGTAGCAATGCTAATGGAGTGCGAATATCTGATGGAATTAAATGCATCAGCTAAAAGCTAACATGTTACATTGTGGTTTACGTTATGAGGTAACGTTACCTTAGCTGTAATGTACCGGAAAGACGGTTGGACTTGTCGATTTAACGGTAACGTTATAGTAACGTAACGTTGACACAAGCGTCTTTAACAACCGTTCAGTTAACGTTACTCTAAACGCATTAGTAAAGTAAACTAATCCGTTAACTTAGATTGTTATGCTGGCTTACTCAAAATACCAACGGAGTCCAGCAGTTGCACTATCATGTCATGCACGAAACGGGCACAGACTACAATCTGAAACGGAAGCCACGATGTGGTCATCTCATGGATCCCGGCCATGGACGAGCATTTTCCCATACCGTGCAACCGCATCTCTGTCAGTGCTATAGTCAGCCATTACGCCGCATTCCAGCAAATAGACAAAGCCGCCACCCAAAAGCTAAATGCAGTTAACCTGCTAGCTAACCTACCCGATTAAAGCAAATATGCGAATAAGTTAAAGGAACAGGCACACGACTGGACGATTGCCGTGGTTTGTATTAACTGTTTTGCTCTCGTTTCACTGATAGATAATGTGTAGGCGCCATGACAGCTTGTTTCAAAAAAGCTAACGGCGCTAGCCAAAGCTAACCAGCGTCCCGCTGAAGCCCAGTCTAACTGCACATTTAACGTTAGCACCgttagctagcttgctagctagctagcgggTCCTATCTTGCTAAAATGGATGGTCGGCCCGAACAAGTGtacctgcaaaaaaaaaaaaacgtatcCCCGGGATTGACAATAACATGAAAGACCGTAACGTTGTAGTTACCTGTTGAATCTCCTCTCGGGTGGTTAAAGGGAAAAAATGCCCGTATTCATCCTGTAAAGCGATGGATTTCATTCAAGTCGAATCAAAAGCTTGCGGGAAACTCAAACTCTCCGGCCAACCAGCGCGAAAAATACTCACTTCCGATTGGTCGGGAGCGGAGAGAGGCTCCAACCGGtcctttcaaaaaaaaaaagaaaaaaaaccaacCGTAGGAAGTAGCTGACCCCGGTGTCTCCCGTCTGTTCATCATCATTAGATTGTTTTTAATCGTTTGTGCGTACAGTCATTATATCCAGCCTATGTGTATTTGTTTCTTACAATAATTATGTAAATAGGCTGTGACTGCTATGTCATCTCACTGTATGAcgtttaaaatgtacatttagaAGCGGTTTCCTCTACCGTTAATGTTAAAACCCTATGGTTAAAACACATCATCGTTACAGTCGAAAACGtgtgaaatatgaaaaatgaaaaacattaaaacagcacgtcaaatatatatatatatatccactTAATACCAGATGAAAGGTCGATATTCGAAGGGGAGTTAGGATGGGGATACAACCGCTATTTACAGTAACACGAAGAAGCCATTACAGTCCACCCTAAACCAAGTCATGTTAAAAATATCTTCATTTATcatgtttaatcatttatttatttactgttaatAAGGTACAAAAGTTGCAAAATAACTCCCACACACTGTCTaacttgaaaaaaattaatttataagCTGCCAACGTTTCTTGTACTAGATCTTCATCAGTCAAAATGAGATAAAAAGTGACCTATCTGAATCTGGAACCTTGATAATGTAATATCTACTTGTAACATTGGCCGTGATCGTGCTGTAAGTTATTCATTAGGGATGGCTTTCAATGCTCTGAAAGATTGGATGCAGCCTAATTAACCAGATACCTAAACTTTATTGGAGGTAAAAGCTTACAGTTTAATCGAAATCATCATTATCAGTAAAAACAATGCATAATATAACACAAAATCACCAAAGATACAAGTCTATTGTTCCCTTACAAACAGAAAACCtgacacattttcctcacttgtcctttaaaaatgtaacacaCAGGTGGTCATAGAAAACAACCTTATAATAAATGCAAGATGAAGGCTCtccctaaagctgatgatacaaggaggaacttttagagcaatgttgctgtcaatggtaatgaaCAAAGATTATTACAGTAATCCCCTTCTCATTACCGCTATCCCTTCAAAACAAAGTCGGACTTGACACCAgtaagattgcccagcaacattgctcaaaaagttgccttgtgtatcatcagcttaaagcACAGGCCCCGAAAAACCTACTCACGTAAATTCAGGCATGCAGTACCAACAGAGGAAGCTAAGGGGCGTAAAACTAAACTGCTGATTTAAAACAACAGACCTCCGGTACGAAAAGTGcctatcaaaataaaagctgccAACCCTGATAAACTATGCCAATGGATGACAGTTTACTCTTAGATTTTGTTCCACTTGTGTGATTTATGTGTACAAGGTCAAGCTTTTATTATGAAGGACACACACCCGGTTCAAGAGACATacaaaaagacaaaggaaaaaaaacatacaatcctcattattaaaaacacatagtCCACAATATTACCTAGGCCTATTTACATATAGGCTAAAAACGGCaatgattccacattctgaaaaagactgaaaaaactGAACTTAGTGCTGGATTGGTAAGTGCTGAGATGATACTGTTTGCAGAGTCTGATAATCTACACATACATCTGTACATGAGATTGCGCAGCACAGCAGAGCAGGTGGGCACACCGACACTGACGAACATTTGGCTTGCACTGCTCCATCGTGGCACCTTAAGCAGAAGCCTCAAACCATCGTTATATGCTACATTGAGCTTCTGCATACTGCTCTTTCTGTAGCACCTCCACAAATGGGCAGTATACATAGGGGTACAATATGCTCTAAAAAGGGTAGTCTTAACAGATACTGAGCACATACTAAATATGCGAATCAACATATTAGCCTGTGCATACATAAATGTCCCTATCATCAGACAGGTCGTCAGTTAGATAATGTCCCAAATATTTAGCCTCATCACAGACTCTAAGGACAATACCAGACAGAGAGAAGTCAGCGAATGTCAGTTTCCTGTCCTCTCTACTCCTAAGAATCATAATATTACTCTTCTTTGCATTATGGTTAATGTCAAAGTCTGAGCCATATTGAGAGCAAACCCTCAGTAACTGTTGAAGACCAGCACTGTAAGGACAAAGAATCACCAAATCGTCTGTGTACATCAAGTGGTTGATGATCGTGTTACCAACCGTACAACCTGTTCCACAGCTGTTTAACAGCTTTGATAAATCATCCATGTAGACATTaaaaagaaagggagacaaAATACTTCCCTGTCTAACTCCATTGCATACACTGAATGGGGCCGACACAGAATTGCCCCATTTCACATACATTGATTGATGAGCATACCAAAAAGCCAGAATTCTCACTAAAGATTTGGGAAAACCTCTAttttgttactttaaaaatagtttttcatGATTAACGCAATCAAAGGCTTTAGAGgcatcaataaaacacataaaaatggTGGAATTGTGCCTGTTATACAAATCTAAAATTTCTTGCCAGAGCTATAGGCCGGTAATTATCCATGCTGTTTATTTTGCCAGCTTTGTCTTTAATAATTGGCACTAACATAACAGATAAAATTGAATCAGGTAAAATACCATGAACTAGAAACCCAGTAAAACAAATGGCAAGCAGAGGACAGACTTTTCTACTTGCAAATTTTAAATTTTCGGCAGAAATCTTATCTATACCACATGCCTTATTATCTTTTAGCAACATAATTGCATCATAAACGTCTTGTGGGGATACAGTCACATCTTCCTCATTGTCAATATTGCCCACTGCAAAGGAGTTACTTTTAACACAGTTGATAATAATGTTTCTGCCACAACTGAGTAATTTCCTCTGGACTGCTAACACCATCAACACTCGTtggtaaacatgttttacagtTATTCATTCTATTGATTTCTTTCCAGAATTCATTGGGACTATTGCTTTTCAGTTTCCTAGCAAGTGAGTCAGATCTCATTATATTTTCATTCCTCTTAATTAAACGTAGGGCATATTTAAAGTTTGCATTTGTCCGTTTCTTATATTCAAATAGGGGACCGTGTTTTTGTCTGCCAGATTCAGCCCAAGCTTTGAAAGCCCTTCTAGCCTCAGCATGAAGCTCTTCAACATGTTCATTCCATCCTGGTTTAGCTTTATACATTTTGCTCTTATACAGAGGCCTGCTTGAGGCAAGAAGGGACTCCACAATACTGTCATAGAAGGAACACAACTCAGTACCATGTTGCGGGTTCTTACAGTTAATATCACAGCATGCAGACTCGTCTTTCGGTAAGTCGATGTTACTCAACAAAGTGTCAGACTCTATTTTATCCACCTGCATGTCGTTGTTCACAGGCAAAAGGGTAGGTAAATTGCCCAGATTTACAGATAAGGAAAACAGCACATGATCAGTCGTAGCAAATTCATAATTAATCCTTATAGTCTCCAAGGAGTCATGTACATCAGCTGTACAGATGCAGTGATCTAACCATGAAGTTGTATGCCACGCCTCACTGATGTAGCTATTATCAGGCAAAAGTACTTTACTGGATAGAATCAAACCATTATCAGAACAAAACTGCATTAAATGATTGGCAAATGAAGAACTACCATCAGAAACATCAGCATTCATGTCACCCACAATAAAAAAGCAGGTGGAATCACTATCCTGAATAAAAGACATGACACATGCCGACCTG includes:
- the nsd2 gene encoding histone-lysine N-methyltransferase NSD2 isoform X1, with the translated sequence MDSKGSSLPSMPEPANPISMKQLPESLSVRKGGGDMSSDSALLMDKATAQLAATLQDSVLQKMAGHTHNNHSHERLKDLTSRVLNGDQDPLPKLCVSEPPMLKGAEAPATNGTHQHNCTPHTEPELKVSIPQVFKQPMFEPCCANGTSLATTTEDMSGPEMRQDVKKRRGRPHKPQTDLSSSAIPVEPLDHTNFGDETRAADEPALISEVTVEATDESPLLIRFSVGDLVWTKVSGYPWWPCMVTTDPEFNNHFKQKAANSRSGLLYHVQYFGDAPERGYIFEKNLVSFTGEDQYQELSQGNKQPASRVIHKRTAPSVPRKLQAQWNMGIIQAKEASVMSLDERMVNFAFLYDDDGPHLNPRIMEKLKPEQSNKMDQETESRLNPDLPSVLVGSADDPTAAPQSQNSTSTRKKTQVPRTKHRMGVWRKVGKGCLNDFLSKNKLNDRVSSNEMLHPQPTSQDPTTSAPDLQAESAIPQKKKRRPKQAQSSTKTVRRRKKSATDNTADPVRKRKSKLGSSTGDVSEHVSLEVSVPVKRERKKTAKRPLTDATAEKGQQPKKRRKTSKDAEKQASVLEGAEKKQRRRKKADVKETKRRMNKSKALLTDDQDAEKPKRRRKRKPANQASTSKAKKRRASPCPDPEGSGSEERPDSPSDSLDGIKKGERKKEFVCQMCEQAGEDLVPCEGQCCGMFHLQCLGLSFKPDEKLLCQECSTGIHSCFNCKQSEGAVRRCHVPHCGKFYHEACIRLNPLTVFDNKGFRCPLHTCLSCHYGCRTKHKSTKGRLMRCLRCPVAYHVGDLCVAAGSEMITNTAIICTNHFHAKKGYSHHSHVNVSWCFVCSKGGQLLCCESCPAAFHPDCLNIAMPDGSWFCNDCRAGKKPKYRDIIWVKLGTYRWWPAEIHHPRNIPTNIQHLRHEIGEFPVFFFGSKDYFWTHQGRVFPYMEGDRGSKHQMTGIGKVFKNALLEAEDRFKEIKMKREAKEAQENSRKPPPYKFIKVNKPFGKVQVYTADISEIPKCNCKLTDERPCGFESECLNRMLQYECHPQVCPSGERCCNQDFTKRLYPETKIIKTPGKGWGLVSLRDIKKGEFVNEYIGELIDEEECRARIKYAQENNITDFYMLTIDKDRIIDAGPKGNYSRFMNHSCQPNCETQKWTVNGDTRVGLFAVCDIPAGTELTFNYNLDCLGNEKTVCRCGAPNCSGFLGDRPKNSNGQTAEPKGKRLKRKYKKRKSEGKKKSEDECFRCGDGGQLVLCDKKTCTKAYHLSCLNLTKRPFGRWDCPWHHCDVCGKNSEAFCQLCPNSFCKAHHEGTLRPWPPTGQLCCLEHDELEGPADQDVNSEATTATAATIAGRPAKGSRKAEGAEAKTKGSKRKAAEA
- the nsd2 gene encoding histone-lysine N-methyltransferase NSD2 isoform X2, whose translation is MDSKGSSLPSMPEPANPISMKQLPESLSVRKGGGDMSSDSALLMDKATAQLAATLQDSVLQKMAGHTHNNHSHERLKDLTSRVLNGDQDPLPKLCVSEPPMLKGAEAPATNGTHQHNCTPHTEPELKVSIPQVFKQPMFEPCCANGTSLATTTEDMSGPEMRQDVKKRRGRPHKPQTDLSSSAIPVEPLDHTNFGDETRAADEPALISEVTVEATDESPLLIRFSVGDLVWTKVSGYPWWPCMVTTDPEFNNHFKQKANSRSGLLYHVQYFGDAPERGYIFEKNLVSFTGEDQYQELSQGNKQPASRVIHKRTAPSVPRKLQAQWNMGIIQAKEASVMSLDERMVNFAFLYDDDGPHLNPRIMEKLKPEQSNKMDQETESRLNPDLPSVLVGSADDPTAAPQSQNSTSTRKKTQVPRTKHRMGVWRKVGKGCLNDFLSKNKLNDRVSSNEMLHPQPTSQDPTTSAPDLQAESAIPQKKKRRPKQAQSSTKTVRRRKKSATDNTADPVRKRKSKLGSSTGDVSEHVSLEVSVPVKRERKKTAKRPLTDATAEKGQQPKKRRKTSKDAEKQASVLEGAEKKQRRRKKADVKETKRRMNKSKALLTDDQDAEKPKRRRKRKPANQASTSKAKKRRASPCPDPEGSGSEERPDSPSDSLDGIKKGERKKEFVCQMCEQAGEDLVPCEGQCCGMFHLQCLGLSFKPDEKLLCQECSTGIHSCFNCKQSEGAVRRCHVPHCGKFYHEACIRLNPLTVFDNKGFRCPLHTCLSCHYGCRTKHKSTKGRLMRCLRCPVAYHVGDLCVAAGSEMITNTAIICTNHFHAKKGYSHHSHVNVSWCFVCSKGGQLLCCESCPAAFHPDCLNIAMPDGSWFCNDCRAGKKPKYRDIIWVKLGTYRWWPAEIHHPRNIPTNIQHLRHEIGEFPVFFFGSKDYFWTHQGRVFPYMEGDRGSKHQMTGIGKVFKNALLEAEDRFKEIKMKREAKEAQENSRKPPPYKFIKVNKPFGKVQVYTADISEIPKCNCKLTDERPCGFESECLNRMLQYECHPQVCPSGERCCNQDFTKRLYPETKIIKTPGKGWGLVSLRDIKKGEFVNEYIGELIDEEECRARIKYAQENNITDFYMLTIDKDRIIDAGPKGNYSRFMNHSCQPNCETQKWTVNGDTRVGLFAVCDIPAGTELTFNYNLDCLGNEKTVCRCGAPNCSGFLGDRPKNSNGQTAEPKGKRLKRKYKKRKSEGKKKSEDECFRCGDGGQLVLCDKKTCTKAYHLSCLNLTKRPFGRWDCPWHHCDVCGKNSEAFCQLCPNSFCKAHHEGTLRPWPPTGQLCCLEHDELEGPADQDVNSEATTATAATIAGRPAKGSRKAEGAEAKTKGSKRKAAEA